In Oxyura jamaicensis isolate SHBP4307 breed ruddy duck chromosome 11, BPBGC_Ojam_1.0, whole genome shotgun sequence, a genomic segment contains:
- the BCO1 gene encoding beta,beta-carotene 15,15'-dioxygenase has protein sequence METIFNKNKEEHPEPIKAEVQGQLPTWLQGILLRNGPGMHTIGDTKYNHWFDGLALLHSFTFKNGEVYYRSKYLRSDSYNCNIEANRIVVSEFGTMAYPDPCKNIFAKAFSYLSHTIPEFTDNCLINIMKSGDDYYATSETNFIRKINPQTLETLEKVDYNKYVAVNVATSHPHYDSAGNILNMGTSIVDKGKTKYILFKIPSSVPETEKKKSCFKHMEVVCSIPSRSLLQPSYYHSFGITENYIVFIEQPFKLDIVKMATAYIRGVNWASCLAFHKDDKTWFHFVDRKTKKDVSTKFYTDALVLYHHVNAYEEDGHVIFDVIAYTDNSLYDMFYLKKLNKDFEENNKLTSIPTCKRFVVPLQYDKDAEVGSNLVTLPTSATAVKEKDGSIYCQPEKLCEGIELPHINYGYNGKKYKYVYATEVQWSPVPTKIAKLNVQTKEMLHWRADHCWPSEPIFVPSPDAREEDDGVVLTCIVTSDPKEAPFLLILDAKTFKELGRAIVNVEMHLDLHGMFIPEKVLKTETE, from the exons ATGGaaacaatatttaataaaaacaaagaagaacaTCCAGAGCCCATAAAAGCTGAGGTGCAAG GTCAGCTGCCCACTTGGTTGCAAGGGATACTTCTCCGAAATGGCCCAGGGATGCACACAATAGGGGACACTAAATATAACCACTGGTTTGATGGCTTGGCTCTGCTGCATagctttacatttaaaaatg GTGAAGTCTACTACAGAAGTAAGTATCTCCGAAGTGACTCATACAACTGCAATATAGAAGCAAACCGAATCGTGGTGTCTGAGTTTGGAACTATGGCTTATCCAGATCCATGCAAAAACATATTTGCCAA ggcaTTCTCATACTTGTCTCACACCATTCCCGAGTTCACAGACAACTGCCTGATCAACATTATGAAATCTGGGGATGATTATTATGCTACCAGTGAGACTAACTTCATCAGAAAAATTAATCCGCAGACTCTGGAGACTCTAGAGAAG GTTGACTACAACAAATATGTAGCTGTAAATGTGGCAACTTCTCATCCACACTATGACAGTGCTGGAAATATTCTCAACATGGGTACTTCAATTGTTgataaagggaaaacaaaatacattctATTTAAGATTCCTTCCTCTGTGCCAG aaacagaaaagaagaaatcttgttttaaacACATGGAAGTGGTATGCTCCATCCCTTCTCGCTCTCTGCTCCAACCAAGCTACTACCATAGCTTTGGAATCACAGAAAACTATATTGTGTTCATAGAGCAGCCATTCAAACTGGATATTGTCAAAATGGCAACAGCTTACATCCGAGGTGTGAACTGGGCTTCCTGCCTTGCCTTCCATAAGGACGACAAG ACATGGTTTCACTTTGTAGACAGGAAGACTAAAAAAGATGTATCTACCAAGTTTTATACGGATGCTCTGGTACTTTATCATCATGTAAATGCTTATGAAGAGGACGGCCACGTTATTTTTGATGTTATTGCCTACACAGACAATAGCTTATATGACATGTTTTACTTAAAGAAACTGAATAAAGACTTTGAAGAGAACAACAAGCTTACCTCCATACCAACCTGCAAGCGATTTGTTGTTCCTCTGCAGTATGACAAg GATGCAGAAGTAGGTTCTAATTTAGTCACACTTCCAACTTCCGCAACTGCTGTAAAAGAGAAAGATGGCAGCATCTATTGCCAACCTGAAAAATTATGTGAAG GGATAGAACTGCCTCACATCAACTATGGATATAATGGCAAAAAATACAAGTACGTCTATGCAACAGAAGTCCAGTGGAGTCCAGTTCCTACAAAG ATTGCAAAACTGAATGTCCAAACAAAGGAAATGCTCCACTGGAGAGCTGACCACTGCTGGCCATCCGAGCCCATTTTTGTTCCCAGCCCTGATGCAAGAGAAGAGGATGATG GTGTTGTTTTGACCTGTATTGTGACATCTGATCCAAAGGAGGCACCCTTCCTACTCATCTTGGATGCTAAAACATTCAAAGAACTGGGCCGAGCCATTGTAAATGTAGAAATGCATCTGGACCTGCATGGAATGTTTATACCAGAGAAAGTTTTGAAGACTGAGACTGAGTAA
- the LOC118172875 gene encoding polycystic kidney disease protein 1-like 2 gives MITLFTGSMIWLDTSNISYSNWYKDQPSSFSSTCGYILKNAKYQWGVTENCSQEFDFVCEFESGQSIACDNYNATIQCGSGEVIQIGETFYGRKTPHYCVLETPLQYDTDEDCSWISVKDEVAGQCHGLQACQVAADGAFFGDPCPGSGSYLSVQYHCKEGLQLVVTDTCFIFENITVTLNWLLSPYSGNLSCIISTGDGHTVDPYYPLTLVSSVTYRYSSPGEFTVFVECTTSEWHVTAQRRVTVQDKMDKLSLTGCYSQYESGNGSHCRTLYGEVLWIQVELNGGNGVTYIVLAGNVTLAESSAKEGIVPHNLTLDNAAQELLGPGMHRLEIRASSNTTTSVISGSIAVHLIEPVSGLQAVLASHTLQLGENLEINVSVPHGAPDKLKFEVVGSNETHSHEDDSPAGEPRTYFIPTHSEGTFLVKVVATNAFSNMTLDIGLINVLANTSHKEDSAKEKGSSKTNTQKTKVSTI, from the exons ATGATTACTTTGTTCACAGGGTCAATGATTTGGCTGGACACCTCAAATATAAGCTACAGTAACTGGTACAAGGACCAGCCATCTTCTTTCTCATCCACATGTGGGTACATCCTAAAGAATGCCAAGTATCAGTGGGGTGTGACTGAAAATTGCAGCCAGGAATTTGACTTCGTTTGTGAGTTTG AATCTGGCCAGAGCATTGCTTGTGATAATTACAATGCCACTATACAGTGTGGATCAGGAGAAGTTATCCAAATTGGAGAGACCTTCTATGGACGGAAGACCCCTCACTACTGTGTATTGGAAACCCCTCTCCAGTATGATACAGATGAAGACTGTAGCTGGATCAGTGTCAAAGACGAAGTAGCAG GTCAGTGTCATGGTCTTCAGGCCTGCCAGGTGGCAGCAGATGGCGCTTTCTTTGGAGACCCGTGCCCAGGTTCAGGAAGCTATTTGTCTGTTCAATACCACTGCAAGGAAG GTCTGCAGCTGGTTGTAACAGATACATGCTTTATCTTTGAAAACATCACAGTCACTTTGAACTGGCTGCTCTCCCCATACTCCGGCAACCTTTCCTGTATCATCAGCACTGGAGATGGCCACACGGTTGATCCTTACTACCCTCTAAC ACTGGTCAGTAGTGTCACATACAGATATTCATCTCCTGGGGAGTTCACAGTTTTTGTGGAGTGCACCACCAGCGAGTGGCACGTGACAGCACAGAGGCGGGTGACTGTTCAAGACAAGATGGACAAACTAAGCCTTACTGGGTGCTACAGCCAGTATGAATCTGGGAACGGCTCTCACTGCCGAACACTCTACGGGGAGGTGTTATGGATCCAAGTTGAACTCAATGGAG GTAACGGAGTGACCTACATTGTACTAGCAGGTAACGTGACGCTCGCTGAATCCAGTGCAAAGGAAGGAATTGTCCCTCACAATCTGACACTTGACAATGCTGCTCAAGAGCTGCTGGGCCCTGGGATGCATCGGCTGGAAATCCGAGCATCCAGCAACACCACCACATCAGTGATCTCTGGGAGCATTGCTGTTCACTTAATTGAGCCAGTCTCTGGTCTTCAGGCTGTATTAGCTTCTCACACgctgcagctgggggagaaTCTGGAGATAAATGTCTCTGTTCCTCATGGTGCCCCAGATAAGCTGAAGTTTGAGGTGGTTGGATCTAATGAAACTCACTCTCACGAGGATGACAGCCCTGCAGGGGAACCTCGAACATACTTCATTCCCACGCACTCTGAAG GTACTTTCCTAGTGAAAGTGGTGGCCACGAATGCCTTCTCAAACATGACTCTGGATATTGGGCTCATCAATGTGCTGGCAAACACTTCTCATAAGGAAG ATTCTGCTAAGGAAAAAGGCAGCTCCAAAACAAATACCCAAAAGACAAAAGTAAGTACTATTTAA